A DNA window from Mucilaginibacter xinganensis contains the following coding sequences:
- a CDS encoding response regulator, which produces MNHQKIICIVEDKPELRNAMVMMVELTNGLVIGGSYASAEEAVPSITRIVPDAVLMDINLPGSSGIACVAALKNRFPKMLFLMCTAYEDNDKIFNSLKAGASGYILKSEGPAKMMDALAEMLAGGSPMSSSIARKVVSSFAHLEIEHALIQTLTDREKAVLELIATGLMNKEVANELNMSPATARTHIQHIYEKLHVNTRVEAVNLYLKR; this is translated from the coding sequence ATGAATCATCAAAAAATAATATGCATTGTAGAGGACAAACCCGAATTGCGCAACGCTATGGTGATGATGGTAGAGTTAACCAATGGACTTGTTATTGGCGGGAGTTATGCCAGTGCGGAAGAAGCTGTGCCTTCCATTACGAGGATTGTGCCTGATGCAGTATTGATGGATATAAACCTTCCGGGCAGCTCGGGCATCGCTTGCGTGGCGGCGTTAAAAAACCGTTTTCCAAAAATGCTTTTTTTGATGTGTACAGCTTATGAAGACAATGATAAAATATTCAACTCGCTGAAAGCGGGCGCGAGCGGTTATATATTGAAAAGCGAGGGTCCCGCCAAAATGATGGATGCTTTGGCAGAGATGCTTGCCGGCGGAAGCCCGATGAGCAGCAGTATTGCCCGCAAAGTGGTAAGCAGTTTTGCTCATTTAGAAATAGAACACGCATTGATCCAAACGCTTACAGACAGGGAAAAAGCAGTATTAGAACTGATTGCCACCGGGCTGATGAATAAAGAAGTGGCCAATGAACTAAATATGAGCCCGGCAACGGCTCGTACACATATACAGCATATTTACGAAAAATTGCATGTAAACACCCGGGTGGAAGCAGTGAATTTGTACTTAAAACGGTAA